In a single window of the Gossypium hirsutum isolate 1008001.06 chromosome A13, Gossypium_hirsutum_v2.1, whole genome shotgun sequence genome:
- the LOC107944907 gene encoding GDSL esterase/lipase CPRD49, whose translation MVGPVRPQFVLFGSSIVQLSFSNGGWGAILADLYARKADILLRGYFGWNSRRAIQVLDHVFPKDAATQPELIITYFGGNDSMGAHPSGLGPHVPLPEYIENMKQIVNYLKGLSDSTRLIFLTSPPVNEERVNKYASEHFSHLVRTNELCQTYADACVKLCQELDVKVVNLFTAFQQRENWMTDCFTDGVHLSAEGSKIVVAEILKVLKEAEWKPSLHWKSMPTEFSEDSPYDIVGADGKTTLNASEWTFHREIQWD comes from the exons atggTGGGTCCAGTTAGGCCACAGTTCGTCCTCTTTGGTTCATCCATTGTTCAACTTAGTTTCAGCAATGGTGGATGGGGTGCTATTCTTGCTGACCTCTATGCCCGCAAA GCTGACATACTTTTACGAGGATATTTCGGATGGAATTCACGACGTGCCATACAGGTTCTCGATCATGTTTTCCCAAAG GATGCTGCTACACAGCCTGAATTGATAATAACTTATTTTGGAGGTAATGATTCGATGGGGGCTCATCCATCTGGCCTTGGCCCTCATGTTCCACTTCCTGAATATATCGAGAACATGAAGCAAATAGTGAATTATCTGAAG GGCCTTTCAGATTCGACGCGTCTCATATTTCTTACTAGTCCTCCTGTCAATGAAGAAAGAGTAAATAAATACGCAAG TGAACATTTTAGCCACCTTGTTCGAACAAACGAGTTATGCCAGACGTACGCTGATGCTTGTGTAAAGCTCTGCCAGGAACTGGACGTAAAGGTGGTCAATCTTTTTACTGCTTTTCAACAAAGAGAGAATtggatgaccgattgcttcac AGATGGAGTTCATCTATCTGCTGAGGGGAGCAAAATAGTGGTGGCAGAGATACtaaaagtactgaaagaagctgaATGGAAGCCATCTCTGCATTGGAAATCCATGCCAACTGAATTTTCTGAGGACTCGCCTTATGATATTGTTGGCGCTGATGGGAAAACCACGTTGAATGCGTCCGAATGGACTTTTCACCGAGAGATTCAATGGGATTAG